A single window of Dermacentor albipictus isolate Rhodes 1998 colony chromosome 1, USDA_Dalb.pri_finalv2, whole genome shotgun sequence DNA harbors:
- the LOC135905535 gene encoding uncharacterized protein isoform X4, whose amino-acid sequence MTRPPLTKIGPPVETLASLSEMYAIVEFTATEEVEVVPCTWVNGDKCLWPKVPSDRATRMVRRAAKPDAGFLSYDALVKGVFHTYEDGRAKLEEARFRSDLSESDGGGKRKRIRPLRYSSESDSDDDLPRAPLQLSMQHKTPCRVPKKRRMEPLQGNSEMTSLPGSSRETPALPFENRNEDEVGLIRDCVAVAEVAQQSQAIIAGAESQQHLDASPSANCCRQTSGTALSSAEFQRRVINSLNIVRHNQAEIIQMLTVALQRNSPPGAETSNTPEPVLRCPLDSVREVLDFNEELTEGKSEALVLDLMGYGTRTLNTTIKSMMAYIMSDQAASEFSMDGRKGKVRFRDLKLVKVLFSAARRTRHHKDCTVDDVLYHIKEWLRRAKERCAATAKKD is encoded by the exons atgacgaggccgcctttgacgaagataggtcctcctgtagaaacgttggccagcctgtctgag ATGTATGCAATTGTGGAGTTTACTGCTACAGAGGAAGTGGAGGTTGTGCCTTGCACGTGGGTAAATGGTGACAAATGTCTGTGGCCAAAAGTGCCATCAGATAGAGCCACAAGAATGGTTCGACGCGCAGCAAAACCAGATGCGGGATTCCTCTCATATGATGCGCTCGTGAAAGGTGTATTCC ACACATATGAAGATGGCCGTGCAAAGTTGGAAGAGGCCCGGTTCAGGTCCGATTTATCGGAATCTGATGGCGGTGGAAAGCGGAAGAGAATTAGACCTTTGCGCTACAGTTCGGAATCTGATTCCGATGATGACCTTCCGCGCGCCCCCTTGCAGCTTTCCATGCAGCACAAGACAC CTTGCAGAGTCCCAAAAAAGCGCAGAATGGAGCCTCTGCAAGGAAATTCAGAGATGACGTCACTGCCAG GTTCTAGTCGGGAGACACCCGCTCTTCCTTTCGAAAATCGGAATGAGGACGAAGTCGGCCTAATTAGGGATTGTGTGGCTGTGGCTGAGGTGGCGCAACAGTCCCAAG CTATTATTGCAGGAGCTGAGAGTCAGCAGCATTTGGATGCCAGCCCCAGTGCCAATT GTTGTCGACAAACCTCGGGGACAGCCCTGAGCAGTGCTG AGTTTCAGCGGCGGGTTATAAACAGTTTAAATATCGTGAGGCACAATCAGGCTGAAATTATACAGATGCTGACAGTAGCCCTACAAAGAAATAGTCCTCCAGGTGCAGAAACTTCAAACACTCCTGAGCCAGTGCTGCGCTGCCCACTGGACAGTGTGCGAGAAGTCCTTGATTTCAATGAAGAACTGACTGAAGGAAAAAGTGAAGCTCTG GTTCTGGACCTTATGGGCTATGGAACAAGAACCCTGAACACAACTATTAAGTCAATGATGGCTTATATAATGAGTGATCAGGCTGCGTCGGAATTTAGTATGGACGGCCGCAAAGGCAAGGTTCGATTTAGGGACCTGAAGCTCGTCAAAGTTCTGTTCT CGGCTGCTCGGCGGACACGCCACCACAAAGACTGCACGgtagacgacgtgctctaccacATAAAGGAGTGGCTGCGCAGggcaaaagaaaggtgtgcagcCACTGCTAAGAAAGACTGA
- the LOC135905535 gene encoding uncharacterized protein isoform X1 codes for MTRPPLTKIGPPVETLASLSEMYAIVEFTATEEVEVVPCTWVNGDKCLWPKVPSDRATRMVRRAAKPDAGFLSYDALVKGVFHTYEDGRAKLEEARFRSDLSESDGGGKRKRIRPLRYSSESDSDDDLPRAPLQLSMQHKTPCRVPKKRRMEPLQGNSEMTSLPGSSRETPALPFENRNEDEVGLIRDCVAVAEVAQQSQAIIAGAESQQHLDASPSANCCRQTSGTALSSAEFQRRVINSLNIVRHNQAEIIQMLTVALQRNSPPGAETSNTPEPVLRCPLDSVREVLDFNEELTEGKSEALVLDLMGYGTRTLNTTIKSMMAYIMSDQAASEFSMDGRKGKVRFRDLKLVKVLFSAARRTRHHKDCTVDDVLYHIKEWLRRAKESCCTETRRYFRAGP; via the exons atgacgaggccgcctttgacgaagataggtcctcctgtagaaacgttggccagcctgtctgag ATGTATGCAATTGTGGAGTTTACTGCTACAGAGGAAGTGGAGGTTGTGCCTTGCACGTGGGTAAATGGTGACAAATGTCTGTGGCCAAAAGTGCCATCAGATAGAGCCACAAGAATGGTTCGACGCGCAGCAAAACCAGATGCGGGATTCCTCTCATATGATGCGCTCGTGAAAGGTGTATTCC ACACATATGAAGATGGCCGTGCAAAGTTGGAAGAGGCCCGGTTCAGGTCCGATTTATCGGAATCTGATGGCGGTGGAAAGCGGAAGAGAATTAGACCTTTGCGCTACAGTTCGGAATCTGATTCCGATGATGACCTTCCGCGCGCCCCCTTGCAGCTTTCCATGCAGCACAAGACAC CTTGCAGAGTCCCAAAAAAGCGCAGAATGGAGCCTCTGCAAGGAAATTCAGAGATGACGTCACTGCCAG GTTCTAGTCGGGAGACACCCGCTCTTCCTTTCGAAAATCGGAATGAGGACGAAGTCGGCCTAATTAGGGATTGTGTGGCTGTGGCTGAGGTGGCGCAACAGTCCCAAG CTATTATTGCAGGAGCTGAGAGTCAGCAGCATTTGGATGCCAGCCCCAGTGCCAATT GTTGTCGACAAACCTCGGGGACAGCCCTGAGCAGTGCTG AGTTTCAGCGGCGGGTTATAAACAGTTTAAATATCGTGAGGCACAATCAGGCTGAAATTATACAGATGCTGACAGTAGCCCTACAAAGAAATAGTCCTCCAGGTGCAGAAACTTCAAACACTCCTGAGCCAGTGCTGCGCTGCCCACTGGACAGTGTGCGAGAAGTCCTTGATTTCAATGAAGAACTGACTGAAGGAAAAAGTGAAGCTCTG GTTCTGGACCTTATGGGCTATGGAACAAGAACCCTGAACACAACTATTAAGTCAATGATGGCTTATATAATGAGTGATCAGGCTGCGTCGGAATTTAGTATGGACGGCCGCAAAGGCAAGGTTCGATTTAGGGACCTGAAGCTCGTCAAAGTTCTGTTCT CGGCTGCTCGGCGGACACGCCACCACAAAGACTGCACGgtagacgacgtgctctaccacATAAAGGAGTGGCTGCGCAGggcaaaagaaag TTGCTGTACAGAAACCAGACGCTACTTCCGTGCAGGACCATGA
- the LOC135905535 gene encoding uncharacterized protein isoform X3 has product MTRPPLTKIGPPVETLASLSEMYAIVEFTATEEVEVVPCTWVNGDKCLWPKVPSDRATRMVRRAAKPDAGFLSYDALVKGVFHTYEDGRAKLEEARFRSDLSESDGGGKRKRIRPLRYSSESDSDDDLPRAPLQLSMQHKTPCRVPKKRRMEPLQGNSEMTSLPGSSRETPALPFENRNEDEVGLIRDCVAVAEVAQQSQGAESQQHLDASPSANCCRQTSGTALSSAEFQRRVINSLNIVRHNQAEIIQMLTVALQRNSPPGAETSNTPEPVLRCPLDSVREVLDFNEELTEGKSEALVLDLMGYGTRTLNTTIKSMMAYIMSDQAASEFSMDGRKGKVRFRDLKLVKVLFSAARRTRHHKDCTVDDVLYHIKEWLRRAKESCCTETRRYFRAGP; this is encoded by the exons atgacgaggccgcctttgacgaagataggtcctcctgtagaaacgttggccagcctgtctgag ATGTATGCAATTGTGGAGTTTACTGCTACAGAGGAAGTGGAGGTTGTGCCTTGCACGTGGGTAAATGGTGACAAATGTCTGTGGCCAAAAGTGCCATCAGATAGAGCCACAAGAATGGTTCGACGCGCAGCAAAACCAGATGCGGGATTCCTCTCATATGATGCGCTCGTGAAAGGTGTATTCC ACACATATGAAGATGGCCGTGCAAAGTTGGAAGAGGCCCGGTTCAGGTCCGATTTATCGGAATCTGATGGCGGTGGAAAGCGGAAGAGAATTAGACCTTTGCGCTACAGTTCGGAATCTGATTCCGATGATGACCTTCCGCGCGCCCCCTTGCAGCTTTCCATGCAGCACAAGACAC CTTGCAGAGTCCCAAAAAAGCGCAGAATGGAGCCTCTGCAAGGAAATTCAGAGATGACGTCACTGCCAG GTTCTAGTCGGGAGACACCCGCTCTTCCTTTCGAAAATCGGAATGAGGACGAAGTCGGCCTAATTAGGGATTGTGTGGCTGTGGCTGAGGTGGCGCAACAGTCCCAAG GAGCTGAGAGTCAGCAGCATTTGGATGCCAGCCCCAGTGCCAATT GTTGTCGACAAACCTCGGGGACAGCCCTGAGCAGTGCTG AGTTTCAGCGGCGGGTTATAAACAGTTTAAATATCGTGAGGCACAATCAGGCTGAAATTATACAGATGCTGACAGTAGCCCTACAAAGAAATAGTCCTCCAGGTGCAGAAACTTCAAACACTCCTGAGCCAGTGCTGCGCTGCCCACTGGACAGTGTGCGAGAAGTCCTTGATTTCAATGAAGAACTGACTGAAGGAAAAAGTGAAGCTCTG GTTCTGGACCTTATGGGCTATGGAACAAGAACCCTGAACACAACTATTAAGTCAATGATGGCTTATATAATGAGTGATCAGGCTGCGTCGGAATTTAGTATGGACGGCCGCAAAGGCAAGGTTCGATTTAGGGACCTGAAGCTCGTCAAAGTTCTGTTCT CGGCTGCTCGGCGGACACGCCACCACAAAGACTGCACGgtagacgacgtgctctaccacATAAAGGAGTGGCTGCGCAGggcaaaagaaag TTGCTGTACAGAAACCAGACGCTACTTCCGTGCAGGACCATGA
- the LOC135905535 gene encoding uncharacterized protein isoform X5: MMYAIVEFTATEEVEVVPCTWVNGDKCLWPKVPSDRATRMVRRAAKPDAGFLSYDALVKGVFHTYEDGRAKLEEARFRSDLSESDGGGKRKRIRPLRYSSESDSDDDLPRAPLQLSMQHKTPCRVPKKRRMEPLQGNSEMTSLPGSSRETPALPFENRNEDEVGLIRDCVAVAEVAQQSQAIIAGAESQQHLDASPSANCCRQTSGTALSSAEFQRRVINSLNIVRHNQAEIIQMLTVALQRNSPPGAETSNTPEPVLRCPLDSVREVLDFNEELTEGKSEALVLDLMGYGTRTLNTTIKSMMAYIMSDQAASEFSMDGRKGKVRFRDLKLVKVLFSAARRTRHHKDCTVDDVLYHIKEWLRRAKESCCTETRRYFRAGP; this comes from the exons ATG ATGTATGCAATTGTGGAGTTTACTGCTACAGAGGAAGTGGAGGTTGTGCCTTGCACGTGGGTAAATGGTGACAAATGTCTGTGGCCAAAAGTGCCATCAGATAGAGCCACAAGAATGGTTCGACGCGCAGCAAAACCAGATGCGGGATTCCTCTCATATGATGCGCTCGTGAAAGGTGTATTCC ACACATATGAAGATGGCCGTGCAAAGTTGGAAGAGGCCCGGTTCAGGTCCGATTTATCGGAATCTGATGGCGGTGGAAAGCGGAAGAGAATTAGACCTTTGCGCTACAGTTCGGAATCTGATTCCGATGATGACCTTCCGCGCGCCCCCTTGCAGCTTTCCATGCAGCACAAGACAC CTTGCAGAGTCCCAAAAAAGCGCAGAATGGAGCCTCTGCAAGGAAATTCAGAGATGACGTCACTGCCAG GTTCTAGTCGGGAGACACCCGCTCTTCCTTTCGAAAATCGGAATGAGGACGAAGTCGGCCTAATTAGGGATTGTGTGGCTGTGGCTGAGGTGGCGCAACAGTCCCAAG CTATTATTGCAGGAGCTGAGAGTCAGCAGCATTTGGATGCCAGCCCCAGTGCCAATT GTTGTCGACAAACCTCGGGGACAGCCCTGAGCAGTGCTG AGTTTCAGCGGCGGGTTATAAACAGTTTAAATATCGTGAGGCACAATCAGGCTGAAATTATACAGATGCTGACAGTAGCCCTACAAAGAAATAGTCCTCCAGGTGCAGAAACTTCAAACACTCCTGAGCCAGTGCTGCGCTGCCCACTGGACAGTGTGCGAGAAGTCCTTGATTTCAATGAAGAACTGACTGAAGGAAAAAGTGAAGCTCTG GTTCTGGACCTTATGGGCTATGGAACAAGAACCCTGAACACAACTATTAAGTCAATGATGGCTTATATAATGAGTGATCAGGCTGCGTCGGAATTTAGTATGGACGGCCGCAAAGGCAAGGTTCGATTTAGGGACCTGAAGCTCGTCAAAGTTCTGTTCT CGGCTGCTCGGCGGACACGCCACCACAAAGACTGCACGgtagacgacgtgctctaccacATAAAGGAGTGGCTGCGCAGggcaaaagaaag TTGCTGTACAGAAACCAGACGCTACTTCCGTGCAGGACCATGA
- the LOC135905535 gene encoding uncharacterized protein isoform X2 produces MYSWVFCFNMRVVASFQMYAIVEFTATEEVEVVPCTWVNGDKCLWPKVPSDRATRMVRRAAKPDAGFLSYDALVKGVFHTYEDGRAKLEEARFRSDLSESDGGGKRKRIRPLRYSSESDSDDDLPRAPLQLSMQHKTPCRVPKKRRMEPLQGNSEMTSLPGSSRETPALPFENRNEDEVGLIRDCVAVAEVAQQSQAIIAGAESQQHLDASPSANCCRQTSGTALSSAEFQRRVINSLNIVRHNQAEIIQMLTVALQRNSPPGAETSNTPEPVLRCPLDSVREVLDFNEELTEGKSEALVLDLMGYGTRTLNTTIKSMMAYIMSDQAASEFSMDGRKGKVRFRDLKLVKVLFSAARRTRHHKDCTVDDVLYHIKEWLRRAKESCCTETRRYFRAGP; encoded by the exons atgtatagtTGGGTTTTTTGTTTTAATATGCGCGTGGTGGCATCATTTCAGATGTATGCAATTGTGGAGTTTACTGCTACAGAGGAAGTGGAGGTTGTGCCTTGCACGTGGGTAAATGGTGACAAATGTCTGTGGCCAAAAGTGCCATCAGATAGAGCCACAAGAATGGTTCGACGCGCAGCAAAACCAGATGCGGGATTCCTCTCATATGATGCGCTCGTGAAAGGTGTATTCC ACACATATGAAGATGGCCGTGCAAAGTTGGAAGAGGCCCGGTTCAGGTCCGATTTATCGGAATCTGATGGCGGTGGAAAGCGGAAGAGAATTAGACCTTTGCGCTACAGTTCGGAATCTGATTCCGATGATGACCTTCCGCGCGCCCCCTTGCAGCTTTCCATGCAGCACAAGACAC CTTGCAGAGTCCCAAAAAAGCGCAGAATGGAGCCTCTGCAAGGAAATTCAGAGATGACGTCACTGCCAG GTTCTAGTCGGGAGACACCCGCTCTTCCTTTCGAAAATCGGAATGAGGACGAAGTCGGCCTAATTAGGGATTGTGTGGCTGTGGCTGAGGTGGCGCAACAGTCCCAAG CTATTATTGCAGGAGCTGAGAGTCAGCAGCATTTGGATGCCAGCCCCAGTGCCAATT GTTGTCGACAAACCTCGGGGACAGCCCTGAGCAGTGCTG AGTTTCAGCGGCGGGTTATAAACAGTTTAAATATCGTGAGGCACAATCAGGCTGAAATTATACAGATGCTGACAGTAGCCCTACAAAGAAATAGTCCTCCAGGTGCAGAAACTTCAAACACTCCTGAGCCAGTGCTGCGCTGCCCACTGGACAGTGTGCGAGAAGTCCTTGATTTCAATGAAGAACTGACTGAAGGAAAAAGTGAAGCTCTG GTTCTGGACCTTATGGGCTATGGAACAAGAACCCTGAACACAACTATTAAGTCAATGATGGCTTATATAATGAGTGATCAGGCTGCGTCGGAATTTAGTATGGACGGCCGCAAAGGCAAGGTTCGATTTAGGGACCTGAAGCTCGTCAAAGTTCTGTTCT CGGCTGCTCGGCGGACACGCCACCACAAAGACTGCACGgtagacgacgtgctctaccacATAAAGGAGTGGCTGCGCAGggcaaaagaaag TTGCTGTACAGAAACCAGACGCTACTTCCGTGCAGGACCATGA